A stretch of the Oceanicola sp. D3 genome encodes the following:
- a CDS encoding quinoprotein dehydrogenase-associated SoxYZ-like carrier, translated as MTPFIRTAIAAALVALPAHAAEDNPLTASESWDALQYDVLGEATPTEGGALFTVDAPYRANDAATVPVHIVQTDEAAKIDTAIVVIDENPAPVAGTFTFGAAMHPLDLEIRVRVNQYSNVRVIAQTADSLVMAGRFVKASGGCSAPATSDPEAALAGMGEMRLRSFGAQPQMSTPRREAQIMIRHPNYSGLQRDQITQLFVPAHFIDTLEVHQGDELLFTMEGGISISENPVFRFSYNDNGAPEIVVKATDTEGNSFEQRLPKDEAS; from the coding sequence ATGACGCCGTTTATCCGCACCGCCATCGCCGCGGCGCTCGTCGCCCTGCCCGCTCACGCGGCAGAAGATAACCCGCTCACCGCCAGCGAGAGCTGGGACGCGCTGCAATATGACGTGCTGGGGGAGGCCACCCCCACCGAAGGCGGCGCGCTCTTCACCGTTGATGCGCCCTACCGCGCCAATGATGCGGCCACCGTGCCGGTGCATATCGTGCAAACCGACGAGGCGGCAAAGATCGACACGGCCATCGTGGTGATCGACGAAAACCCCGCCCCGGTCGCAGGCACCTTCACCTTCGGCGCGGCGATGCATCCGCTCGATCTGGAGATCCGCGTGCGGGTGAATCAGTATTCCAACGTCCGCGTGATCGCCCAAACGGCAGACAGCCTCGTTATGGCCGGTCGCTTCGTGAAGGCCTCGGGCGGCTGCTCGGCCCCGGCCACCTCCGACCCGGAAGCGGCGCTGGCGGGAATGGGCGAAATGCGCCTGCGCAGCTTCGGGGCCCAGCCGCAGATGAGCACCCCGCGCCGCGAAGCCCAAATCATGATCCGCCACCCCAATTACTCCGGCCTCCAACGTGACCAGATCACCCAGCTCTTCGTGCCGGCCCACTTCATCGACACGCTCGAAGTGCATCAGGGCGACGAACTCCTGTTCACCATGGAGGGCGGCATCTCGATTTCCGAAAACCCGGTGTTTCGCTTCAGCTACAATGACAACGGCGCACCCGAGATCGTGGTGAAGGCGACGGACACCGAGGGCAACAGCTTTGAGCAGCGCCTGCCCAAGGATGAGGCCTCCTGA
- a CDS encoding beta-propeller fold lactonase family protein: MRWPSALPAPTSLLCLILPTLVAGQLAAGDLAYVTNQSSSDLSVIDLATRTERARIPVPGQPAGVVAHGGMVWVVAPETKTIRRLSPEGSIQAETTLEGGPTGVALDATRNRLFISDWFNARIWVRDATTLAPVTELQTGAAPAGLEISPDGRWLAAAARDAHEVALFDAQSLAPHATVPTGTRPYGLGFDPSGRLWVGNVGTNDVTVIDPEAPSAITTLPVGERPYGIAFAQGRAFVTNQYADTVSVIDLASLAPVATLDVGEYPEGIDVAEGGAQVVVAGWFSNTLTVIDAQSLETLAEIPTGDGPRAFGRFVMEDK, translated from the coding sequence CTGCCTCATCCTCCCCACCCTCGTCGCAGGCCAGCTTGCGGCGGGGGATCTGGCCTACGTCACCAACCAGAGCTCCTCTGATCTCTCGGTGATCGACCTCGCAACCCGCACCGAACGCGCCCGCATCCCCGTTCCCGGCCAGCCCGCCGGGGTGGTGGCGCATGGCGGCATGGTCTGGGTCGTCGCGCCTGAAACCAAAACCATCCGCCGCCTCTCCCCCGAGGGCAGCATCCAGGCCGAAACCACGCTCGAGGGTGGCCCAACCGGCGTGGCGCTGGACGCCACCCGCAATCGCCTGTTCATCTCCGACTGGTTCAATGCCCGCATCTGGGTGCGCGATGCCACCACCCTTGCCCCGGTGACGGAGCTGCAAACCGGCGCCGCCCCCGCTGGCCTCGAAATCTCCCCCGATGGCCGCTGGCTCGCCGCCGCTGCCCGCGATGCCCACGAGGTCGCCCTCTTCGACGCGCAATCCCTCGCGCCCCACGCTACCGTCCCCACCGGCACCCGCCCCTACGGCCTCGGGTTCGACCCGTCAGGCCGCCTCTGGGTCGGCAATGTCGGCACCAACGACGTGACGGTGATCGACCCGGAGGCCCCCAGCGCTATCACCACCCTCCCCGTGGGCGAGCGTCCCTATGGCATCGCCTTCGCCCAGGGCCGCGCCTTCGTCACAAACCAATACGCCGACACGGTTTCCGTGATAGACTTGGCCAGCCTCGCCCCCGTCGCCACCCTCGACGTGGGCGAATACCCGGAGGGGATCGACGTGGCCGAGGGCGGCGCGCAGGTGGTGGTGGCGGGCTGGTTCTCCAACACGCTCACCGTGATCGACGCGCAAAGCCTTGAAACCTTGGCCGAAATTCCCACCGGCGACGGCCCCCGCGCCTTTGGCCGCTTCGTGATGGAGGACAAATGA
- the fghA gene encoding S-formylglutathione hydrolase, whose product MAMEVISETACYGGRQIVAKHPSNACGCEMTFAVYLPPQAEDGPVPVLWYLSGLTCTHENAMTKGGFQEHAAEHGLAVIFPDTSPRGEAVADDEAYDLGQGAGFYVNATREPWSPHFSMYDYITGELRGLVMENFPLQDRHGITGHSMGGHGALTIAMRNAEMFDSLSAFAPIANPTRSDWGRKQLSAYLGDDESSWADHDATILLEEKGWKGEILVDQGASDQFLDLLKPEALAEAMVKRRQPGAIRMQPGYDHSYFFVTTFARDHVAWHAERLCG is encoded by the coding sequence ATGGCGATGGAGGTGATCTCCGAGACGGCCTGCTATGGCGGGCGGCAGATTGTGGCCAAGCACCCCAGCAACGCCTGCGGCTGCGAGATGACCTTTGCCGTCTACCTGCCGCCACAGGCCGAAGACGGGCCGGTGCCGGTGCTCTGGTATTTGTCCGGGCTCACCTGCACCCATGAGAACGCCATGACCAAGGGCGGGTTTCAGGAACATGCCGCCGAGCACGGGTTGGCGGTGATCTTCCCCGACACCTCGCCGCGCGGCGAGGCGGTGGCGGATGACGAGGCCTATGACCTTGGGCAGGGCGCAGGGTTTTACGTGAACGCCACGCGAGAGCCGTGGTCGCCGCATTTCAGCATGTATGATTACATTACCGGCGAGTTGCGCGGGTTGGTGATGGAGAACTTCCCACTGCAGGACCGCCACGGCATCACCGGCCACTCGATGGGCGGGCATGGGGCGCTGACGATCGCCATGCGCAACGCCGAGATGTTCGACAGCCTCTCGGCCTTTGCGCCCATCGCCAACCCCACCCGCTCGGATTGGGGCCGCAAACAGCTCAGCGCCTATCTGGGCGATGACGAGAGCTCTTGGGCCGATCATGACGCCACCATCCTTCTGGAGGAGAAGGGCTGGAAGGGCGAGATTCTTGTGGATCAGGGGGCCAGTGATCAGTTCCTTGATCTGCTGAAGCCCGAGGCGCTGGCCGAAGCCATGGTAAAGCGCCGCCAACCCGGCGCGATCCGGATGCAGCCGGGCTATGACCACTCTTATTTTTTCGTCACGACCTTCGCCCGGGACCACGTGGCCTGGCATGCGGAGCGACTTTGCGGCTGA
- a CDS encoding PQQ-dependent catabolism-associated CXXCW motif protein translates to MRAAWLALVLLATPALAQVSEPEDYRMDHYRAPVPETLEGGTVLGPEEAHALWAAGGMAFIDVLPRAPKPENLPKGTIWREKPRESIPGAIWLPNVGYGAIAEETAAYFRAGLEKATAGNKAHPVTIFCLDECWMSWNAAKRALEWGYSDVYWLPEGTDGWAFFDYPTEVVEPEPGG, encoded by the coding sequence ATGAGGGCGGCGTGGCTGGCGCTGGTGCTGCTGGCCACCCCCGCGCTCGCCCAGGTGAGCGAGCCGGAAGACTACCGCATGGACCACTACCGCGCGCCGGTGCCCGAGACGCTTGAGGGCGGCACAGTGCTTGGCCCCGAAGAGGCCCATGCGCTTTGGGCGGCGGGCGGCATGGCCTTTATCGACGTGCTGCCGCGCGCGCCCAAACCGGAGAACCTGCCCAAAGGCACGATCTGGCGCGAGAAACCGCGCGAGAGCATCCCAGGCGCGATCTGGCTGCCCAACGTCGGCTATGGCGCGATTGCCGAGGAGACGGCGGCCTATTTCCGGGCCGGTCTGGAGAAGGCCACGGCGGGCAACAAGGCGCATCCGGTGACGATCTTTTGCCTCGATGAGTGCTGGATGAGCTGGAACGCGGCGAAGCGGGCGTTGGAGTGGGGGTATTCTGACGTGTATTGGCTGCCCGAAGGCACCGATGGTTGGGCGTTTTTTGACTACCCGACAGAAGTGGTGGAGCCGGAGCCGGGCGGGTAA
- a CDS encoding substrate-binding domain-containing protein — protein MPALACRALTWAAGLVMLASAAAAQTSDLVSKTAFRVCADPANAPMSVEDGSGYENALAELIAGKLELPVEYTWFPMATGFIRQTLRANRCDVVMGYAQGHELVLNTNHYMTSVYVLILPEDTGLEGVTRLSDPALKGKRIGVIAGSPPATHMARNGLIGKAKPYNLMVDRRVESPTEDMLNDLEAGEIDAAILWGPIGGPLVKQDHPGMTVVPLIAEELPPRLFFRITMGVRLGDKVWQRKLNSLIRRHQDEINAILTEAGVPLVADMGDRMLDAEK, from the coding sequence ATGCCTGCCTTGGCCTGTAGGGCGCTCACATGGGCGGCGGGGCTGGTGATGCTGGCCTCCGCCGCCGCCGCGCAAACATCCGACCTTGTCAGCAAGACGGCGTTCAGGGTCTGCGCCGATCCGGCCAATGCGCCGATGTCGGTGGAGGACGGCAGCGGCTATGAAAACGCGCTGGCCGAGTTGATCGCCGGAAAGCTGGAACTGCCGGTGGAATACACGTGGTTTCCGATGGCCACCGGTTTCATCCGCCAGACGCTGCGGGCCAACCGCTGCGATGTGGTGATGGGCTATGCCCAGGGCCACGAGCTGGTGCTGAACACCAACCACTACATGACCTCGGTTTACGTGCTGATCCTGCCGGAAGATACCGGGCTGGAGGGGGTGACGCGCCTCTCTGACCCAGCGCTAAAGGGCAAGCGGATCGGGGTGATCGCGGGCTCGCCGCCCGCCACGCACATGGCCCGCAACGGGCTGATCGGGAAGGCAAAACCCTACAACCTCATGGTTGATCGGCGGGTGGAATCTCCGACCGAAGACATGCTGAACGACCTTGAGGCGGGCGAGATCGACGCCGCCATTCTCTGGGGGCCGATAGGCGGGCCACTGGTGAAGCAGGATCATCCGGGCATGACGGTGGTGCCGCTGATTGCTGAAGAGCTTCCGCCGCGGCTGTTTTTCCGCATCACCATGGGCGTTCGGCTGGGGGATAAGGTGTGGCAGCGCAAGCTGAACTCGCTGATCCGGCGGCATCAGGATGAGATCAACGCGATCCTGACCGAGGCCGGTGTGCCGCTGGTGGCGGACATGGGCGACAGGATGCTGGACGCGGAGAAATGA
- a CDS encoding quinoprotein relay system zinc metallohydrolase 2 → MFEALVTLCLLSDPGLCRDALVVGGEAETRAGCEAKLAQVVVPQGRWSTGQPFCAPRGAALAFEEVAPGVFVHSGAVAEPDEANRGDVSNIAFVVGREAVAVVDSGSARWIGEATWRAVREVTDLPVRHVVLTHMHPDHVFGATAFEGAQVMGHAALARALADRAENYSESLEGLVGAEAFLGTAAPDVTVEVAEQVEIDLGHISLELEPWPRAHTGTDLTVKVGDVVIAGDLVFDKHTPALDGSVLGWLAALDRLEGQGARVVPGHGRPVLEMTEAIAPMRRYLEVLRDDTRAAIAAGERLGEAVEHVAAGEGAHWALFEAYNKRNATVAFTELEWD, encoded by the coding sequence ATGTTTGAAGCGCTCGTGACCCTCTGCCTCTTGTCCGATCCGGGCCTGTGTCGCGACGCTTTGGTGGTGGGCGGCGAGGCAGAAACGCGGGCGGGATGCGAGGCAAAGCTGGCGCAGGTGGTGGTGCCGCAGGGGCGCTGGAGCACGGGCCAGCCGTTTTGCGCGCCACGCGGGGCGGCGCTGGCGTTTGAGGAGGTTGCGCCGGGGGTGTTTGTGCACAGCGGCGCGGTGGCGGAGCCGGATGAGGCCAACCGGGGGGATGTTTCCAACATCGCTTTCGTCGTGGGCCGCGAGGCTGTGGCGGTGGTTGACAGCGGGTCGGCCCGGTGGATTGGCGAGGCAACGTGGCGCGCAGTGCGCGAGGTGACGGATCTGCCGGTGCGCCATGTGGTGCTGACCCATATGCACCCCGACCACGTGTTCGGCGCCACGGCGTTCGAGGGGGCGCAGGTGATGGGCCATGCGGCACTGGCCCGTGCGCTGGCGGACCGGGCCGAGAACTACAGCGAAAGCCTTGAAGGGTTGGTCGGGGCGGAGGCATTTTTGGGCACCGCCGCGCCTGATGTGACCGTGGAGGTGGCGGAGCAGGTAGAAATTGACCTTGGTCATATTTCGCTGGAGCTGGAGCCTTGGCCACGGGCGCATACCGGCACCGATCTGACCGTGAAGGTGGGCGATGTGGTGATTGCCGGGGATCTTGTGTTCGACAAGCACACGCCCGCGCTCGACGGCTCGGTGCTGGGCTGGCTCGCAGCGCTGGATCGGCTGGAGGGGCAGGGCGCTCGGGTGGTGCCGGGGCACGGCAGACCGGTGCTTGAGATGACAGAGGCGATTGCCCCGATGCGGCGCTATCTTGAGGTTTTGCGCGACGACACCCGGGCCGCGATTGCAGCGGGTGAGCGTCTTGGGGAGGCTGTGGAGCATGTGGCCGCTGGGGAGGGGGCGCATTGGGCGCTCTTCGAGGCCTACAACAAGCGCAACGCGACGGTGGCCTTTACGGAGTTGGAGTGGGACTAG
- a CDS encoding c-type cytochrome, methanol metabolism-related, with amino-acid sequence MQLTRTLVASALFAALAAPLAAQEEEEFDNISVAYEEDGRYYTEDDIPTYNVTEDGAKVDWLTYSGFRRYHSECHVCHGPEGMGSTYAPALKDSAINMDYYDFVDVVVNGRQKINAAENSVMPAFGDNPNVMCYLDDIYVYLKARGTEAVPRGRPGGREDKSEAIREAENACLGL; translated from the coding sequence ATGCAACTGACGCGCACCCTTGTCGCCTCCGCCCTCTTCGCCGCCCTGGCCGCGCCGCTGGCCGCGCAGGAGGAAGAAGAGTTCGACAACATCTCCGTCGCCTATGAGGAGGACGGACGCTATTACACCGAAGATGACATCCCCACCTACAACGTCACCGAAGACGGGGCGAAGGTGGACTGGCTGACCTATTCGGGCTTCCGCCGCTATCACTCCGAATGCCACGTGTGCCACGGGCCCGAGGGCATGGGCTCTACCTACGCCCCGGCCCTGAAGGACTCGGCCATCAACATGGATTACTACGATTTCGTGGACGTGGTGGTGAACGGGCGCCAGAAGATCAACGCCGCCGAAAACTCGGTGATGCCCGCCTTCGGCGATAACCCCAATGTCATGTGCTATCTCGACGACATCTATGTTTACCTCAAGGCGCGCGGAACCGAGGCTGTGCCCCGTGGTCGCCCCGGCGGCCGGGAGGACAAGTCCGAGGCGATCCGCGAGGCGGAGAATGCCTGCCTTGGCCTGTAG
- a CDS encoding quinoprotein dehydrogenase-associated SoxYZ-like carrier, which produces MKALFLPALFALASPAFALEPAWPDLEAALYEGRTLLPGDDVIAIDAPYRTYDDARTLIAAQVAAPEGRLLSSVTVILDENPMPVSAVFTFRQPLPRFNFEATFRINGPTPMHMVAETTDGALWMVETFVKTSGQGACAAPPGTDPEEALATLGNMEIALEPGPSGSALDRLGALAHGEKQVDIDVMHPSHSGMQMDQITLLFIPMRYVESLDVELDGAGYVDITGSISLSENPSVSLSVPRSAAHLGVTMTDTEGTTTHAERALADY; this is translated from the coding sequence ATGAAAGCCCTGTTCCTGCCCGCGCTATTCGCGCTCGCCAGCCCCGCCTTCGCGCTGGAGCCCGCCTGGCCTGATCTTGAAGCCGCGCTCTATGAGGGCCGCACGCTCCTGCCCGGCGATGATGTCATCGCCATCGACGCCCCCTACCGCACCTATGACGATGCCCGCACCCTGATTGCCGCGCAGGTGGCCGCGCCCGAGGGGCGGCTGCTGTCGTCCGTCACCGTCATCCTTGATGAAAACCCAATGCCGGTCTCGGCAGTGTTCACCTTCCGCCAGCCCCTGCCCCGCTTCAACTTCGAGGCGACCTTCCGCATCAACGGCCCCACGCCGATGCATATGGTCGCCGAAACCACCGATGGCGCGCTTTGGATGGTGGAAACCTTCGTCAAAACCTCCGGCCAAGGCGCCTGCGCCGCGCCGCCGGGCACCGATCCGGAAGAGGCCTTGGCCACGCTGGGCAACATGGAGATCGCACTGGAGCCCGGCCCCTCCGGCTCCGCGCTCGACCGGCTCGGGGCGCTGGCGCATGGCGAGAAGCAGGTGGACATCGACGTGATGCACCCCAGCCATTCGGGCATGCAGATGGATCAGATCACGCTGCTCTTCATCCCAATGCGCTACGTCGAGAGCTTGGATGTGGAGCTTGATGGGGCGGGATATGTCGACATAACCGGCTCCATCTCGCTCAGCGAGAACCCGAGCGTCTCCCTCTCGGTGCCCCGCTCCGCCGCTCACCTCGGCGTCACGATGACCGACACCGAAGGCACCACCACCCACGCCGAGCGGGCGCTGGCCGACTATTGA
- a CDS encoding cytochrome c family protein has translation MIARLLAAASLTLAASVAGAQDMAGDPAKGERVFKKCQACHMVGADAKAKTGPVLNGIIGRAAASYEDFKYSDAMQEAAAGGLEWTEENLAAFLTKPKEFMDGTKMTFAGLRKEKDVANVLAYLATFGEDGTAAEGEGS, from the coding sequence ATGATCGCAAGACTGCTCGCCGCCGCCAGCCTGACGCTTGCCGCCTCCGTTGCAGGAGCCCAGGACATGGCCGGCGACCCAGCCAAGGGTGAGAGGGTGTTCAAGAAATGTCAGGCCTGCCACATGGTTGGCGCTGACGCCAAGGCCAAGACAGGCCCGGTGCTCAACGGCATCATCGGGCGCGCCGCTGCCAGTTACGAAGACTTCAAATATTCCGACGCGATGCAGGAGGCCGCCGCGGGTGGCCTTGAGTGGACCGAGGAAAACCTCGCCGCCTTCCTGACCAAGCCGAAGGAATTCATGGATGGCACCAAGATGACTTTCGCGGGGCTTCGCAAGGAGAAGGACGTGGCCAATGTGCTCGCCTATCTGGCGACCTTTGGCGAGGACGGCACGGCAGCAGAAGGGGAGGGTTCCTGA
- a CDS encoding S-(hydroxymethyl)glutathione dehydrogenase/class III alcohol dehydrogenase produces MRTRAAVALEAGKPLEIMEVNLEGPKAGEVLVEIKATGICHTDEFTRSGADPEGLFPSILGHEGAGVVMEVGEGVTTLKPGDHVIPLYTPECRQCASCLSGKTNLCTAIRNTQGQGLMPDGTTRFSMLDGTPIYHYMGCSTFANHTVMPEIALAKVREDAPFDKICYIGCGVTTGIGAVINTAGVEIGSTAAVFGLGGIGLNVIQGLRMAGADKIIGVDLNDSKREMAEKFGMTHFVNPSKVENTVAEIVKITQTEFDQIGGVDYSFDATGNVKVMRDALECSHRGWGCSVIIGVAPAGAEISTRPFQLVTGRVWKGTAFGGAKGRTDVPKFVDWYMDGKIEIDPMITHTLKLDDINEGFDLMHEGKSIRAVVEY; encoded by the coding sequence ATGCGGACACGTGCCGCCGTGGCCCTTGAGGCCGGCAAACCGCTTGAGATCATGGAGGTCAACCTCGAGGGCCCGAAGGCGGGCGAGGTTTTGGTGGAGATCAAGGCCACCGGGATTTGCCATACCGACGAGTTTACCCGCTCGGGGGCGGACCCTGAGGGGCTTTTCCCGTCGATTCTGGGCCATGAGGGCGCAGGCGTGGTGATGGAGGTGGGCGAGGGCGTGACAACGCTGAAGCCGGGCGACCATGTCATCCCGCTTTACACGCCGGAATGCCGGCAATGCGCCTCCTGCCTCAGCGGCAAGACCAACCTCTGCACCGCGATCCGCAACACGCAGGGGCAGGGCCTGATGCCCGATGGCACGACCCGGTTTTCCATGCTCGATGGCACGCCGATCTATCACTACATGGGCTGTTCCACCTTTGCGAACCACACGGTGATGCCCGAAATCGCGCTCGCCAAGGTGCGCGAAGACGCCCCTTTCGACAAGATTTGCTACATTGGCTGCGGCGTAACCACCGGCATCGGCGCGGTGATTAACACGGCAGGTGTTGAGATTGGGTCAACGGCGGCGGTTTTTGGCCTCGGCGGGATTGGCCTGAACGTGATCCAGGGCCTGCGGATGGCCGGGGCCGACAAGATCATCGGCGTGGATCTCAATGATTCCAAACGGGAAATGGCCGAGAAATTCGGCATGACACATTTTGTTAACCCCTCGAAGGTAGAGAATACCGTGGCGGAGATCGTGAAGATCACCCAAACGGAGTTCGACCAGATCGGCGGGGTCGACTATTCGTTTGACGCGACGGGCAACGTGAAGGTGATGCGCGACGCGCTGGAATGCTCGCACCGCGGCTGGGGCTGCTCGGTGATCATCGGCGTGGCACCTGCCGGGGCCGAGATCAGCACGCGCCCGTTCCAGCTGGTGACGGGCCGGGTGTGGAAAGGCACGGCCTTCGGCGGCGCCAAGGGCCGCACGGATGTGCCCAAGTTCGTCGACTGGTACATGGACGGGAAGATCGAGATCGACCCGATGATCACCCACACCCTCAAGCTCGACGACATCAACGAAGGCTTCGACCTGATGCACGAGGGTAAATCCATCCGAGCGGTGGTGGAGTATTGA
- a CDS encoding methanol/ethanol family PQQ-dependent dehydrogenase yields MKKLLALTSVAAMCATGALANDGLIAEMEKPEQWAIQTGDYKNQRYSALDQITADNVGDLQANWTFSTGVLRGHEGSPLVIGDVMYVHTPFPNIVYALDLTQDGKIIWKYEPKQDPNVIPVMCCDTVNRGVAYANGKIYLHQADTKVVALDAMTGEEVWSAVNGDPSKGETNTATVLPVKDKLIVGISGGEFGVQGHVTAYDLDSGEQLWRAYSVGPDDQILFNEETTELGKPVGADSSINSWEGDQWMIGGGTTWGWYAADMEENLFYYGSGNPSTWNPAQRPGDNKWSMTIFARDIDTGEAKWVYQMTPHDEWDFDGVNEMILTEQEIDGEERKLLTHFDRNGLAYTMDRVSGELLVAEKYDPAVNWTSGVDMDPESDTYGRPAVVAQYSTEQNGEDVNSTGICPAALGTKDQQPAAYSPKTELMYVPTNHVCMDYEPFRVSYTAGQPYVGATLSMYPAPDSHGGMGNFIAWDNTTGEIKWSLPEQFSVWSGALATAGDVVFYGTLEGYLKAVHAETGEELYKFKTPSGIIGNVMTYEHGGKQHIAVLSGIGGWAGIGLAAGLTNPNDGLGAVGGYAALSDYTALGGQLTVFSLPD; encoded by the coding sequence ATGAAAAAGCTACTTGCTTTGACTTCCGTCGCAGCGATGTGCGCAACCGGCGCACTGGCCAACGACGGGCTGATCGCGGAGATGGAGAAGCCCGAACAATGGGCCATCCAGACCGGCGACTACAAGAACCAGCGATATTCTGCGCTTGACCAGATCACCGCCGACAACGTGGGCGACCTGCAAGCCAACTGGACGTTCTCAACCGGCGTTCTGCGCGGCCACGAGGGCAGCCCGCTGGTGATTGGCGACGTGATGTATGTGCACACGCCCTTCCCCAACATCGTCTATGCGCTCGACCTGACCCAGGATGGCAAGATCATCTGGAAGTACGAGCCCAAGCAGGATCCGAACGTCATTCCGGTGATGTGTTGTGACACGGTGAACCGCGGCGTGGCCTATGCCAACGGCAAGATCTACCTGCACCAGGCCGACACCAAGGTTGTCGCGCTCGATGCGATGACCGGCGAAGAGGTTTGGTCGGCGGTCAACGGTGATCCTTCGAAGGGTGAAACCAACACCGCAACGGTTCTGCCGGTGAAAGACAAGCTCATCGTGGGTATCTCGGGCGGCGAATTCGGCGTTCAAGGTCATGTGACCGCCTATGACCTCGACAGTGGCGAGCAGCTTTGGCGCGCCTATTCGGTGGGTCCGGACGACCAGATCCTGTTCAACGAAGAAACCACCGAACTCGGCAAGCCGGTTGGCGCCGACAGCTCGATCAACTCCTGGGAAGGTGACCAGTGGATGATCGGTGGCGGCACCACATGGGGCTGGTATGCGGCTGATATGGAAGAGAATCTCTTCTATTACGGCTCGGGCAACCCCAGCACGTGGAACCCCGCGCAGCGCCCGGGTGACAACAAGTGGTCGATGACCATCTTCGCCCGTGACATCGACACCGGCGAAGCCAAGTGGGTCTACCAGATGACGCCCCATGACGAATGGGACTTTGACGGCGTCAACGAGATGATCCTCACCGAGCAGGAGATCGACGGCGAGGAGCGCAAGCTGCTCACCCACTTCGACCGCAACGGTCTGGCCTACACGATGGACCGTGTCAGCGGCGAGCTGCTGGTGGCCGAGAAGTATGACCCGGCGGTGAACTGGACCTCTGGCGTTGACATGGACCCGGAGTCGGACACCTACGGGCGTCCCGCAGTGGTGGCGCAATACTCCACCGAGCAGAACGGCGAGGACGTGAACTCGACCGGTATCTGCCCGGCGGCGCTTGGCACCAAAGACCAACAGCCGGCGGCCTACAGCCCGAAGACCGAGCTGATGTATGTGCCCACCAACCACGTGTGCATGGACTATGAGCCGTTCCGTGTGAGCTACACCGCAGGCCAGCCCTATGTGGGCGCCACCTTGTCGATGTATCCCGCGCCGGACAGCCATGGCGGCATGGGCAACTTCATCGCGTGGGACAACACCACCGGTGAAATCAAGTGGTCGCTGCCCGAGCAGTTCTCGGTGTGGTCGGGTGCTTTGGCAACCGCGGGTGACGTGGTGTTCTACGGCACGCTGGAAGGCTACCTGAAGGCGGTCCATGCCGAGACGGGCGAAGAGCTTTACAAGTTCAAAACCCCATCGGGCATCATCGGCAACGTGATGACCTATGAGCATGGCGGCAAGCAGCACATCGCTGTGCTCTCGGGCATTGGCGGCTGGGCGGGCATCGGCCTTGCGGCTGGCCTCACCAACCCGAATGACGGCCTTGGCGCCGTGGGTGGCTATGCCGCGCTGAGCGATTACACCGCCCTTGGTGGCCAGCTCACCGTGTTCTCCCTGCCGGACTGA